The Drosophila biarmipes strain raj3 chromosome X, RU_DBia_V1.1, whole genome shotgun sequence genome includes the window TCTTTACTATCTCAGTTATTAAAGGTTTGAGGCATGAATTCTATTAATTTTAACCAGATTAAGACAAACTgtgatattataatataatataaacttattttggaaaaaaacCATTGTTTAAGTAGttgatatatattatttctatTGGTTCCCCTTTAAGTATTAACATTCTAAGTTATAAAAACGCCTAATTTTCTCAAAGTAttactaataaaataatatttttgaaatgtaGCATATGATATACAACGAAACCTAGTTCTAGCAATCCTAGTTCTACTCACCGATTGCACTCATTGCGCCAGGCGAAGTTGGTGTTATTGCAGCTGTTGCACTTCCAGTCGCCGTCACGAGGTTGCACATTTCCACCGCCGCCagctccgccgccgcctcctccgccaccGCCGCGGTCGAAGcgtccgccgccgccgccgttgccgccaccaccgcctccGCGATCGAagcggccgccgccgcctcctccgccgccaccaccgccgccgcctccgcccCGGCGACCGCCGAATCCACCGcgaccgccgccgccgcccttGTTCCAGTTGTTCTGGCGCTGGGCCAGCGACACCTTGATCGCATTGCCATTGAAGTCCCGCCCGTCGAACCACTCGATGGCGGACTGCGCCGCATTGGTGTCGTCGTAGGTGACAGTGGCCTCGCCCTTGGAGGCGCCGGTCTCCTTGTTCTTGTACAGCCAAATCTTGGGCTTCATGGTGCGTTTGTCCTTCTGTTAAGCGCAATGGAGGAAGAGAAAGAAGGGTTCAAATATATCTACATAAAGACATTCCCCGAAAACATACCTTAATAATACCAATGGCTCCAAAGTGGGTCTCAATATCCTGCTCTGTGGTGGATGGATCCATGCCGGAGACAAAGATTGTGTCCTCCTGGGTGATCATGTCGCCGCCGCTGgagccaccgcctcctcctccaccgccgccCGAGTAGCCGCCGGGTCCTACAAAGGTGAAGGGGCCATTAGAACGGGCTGGCAAAGCAGGCAACAGCTTAGAATGGAActgctatttattttttatatgcttcattcatttttttttataacttttagaATTTGTCCCCTCGATTTCAACCACCAAAGACGCAACGAAGGTGAAGAAGGTCGAAGTACACGCCCACATGTGTGTATAATATCGAATCCTATACCTCGGCTGTTCCGTAATACTTTTGTTTAACCGGGAAACCAGAATTTCGAGATGCATTCGAAAACCTTTGGGGTGGGGGTGGACGACTCGGGGAGAGACCAGGGGGACACTTGAAGGGGTGGTTTCGAGTTTCGAGATTAGGGTTCGAGTTTCGAGCTTGTAAAGCCAGACTAACTGGTGGTGGTACATCAAACACAAACAGGTGACCCCGAATGGCCAGGAGTACGCACAGGAACCCTTGGTTCGTGACAACGCTTTAAACTGGACGTACACTCAACATTTCACAGAAATTTAATAGTAAATAACCCCTAGCAGACCAAGTCGGTCCTTGACCATGGTCGATCAAACAGAGATCGACGAGTTTGAAGCACACTGAATACACTTTTCGACGGGGATTATGAGTTATACTGGGTAAAGAGCCCACAAAGAATGCCGCCAGGAGGGGAACATTTTTGTTTACGCTTTCTATGATTGATTTGCAAAaacctctctctctctctctgtctaTTTGTcgatttaaaattagttattGTTTCAGGATCTGATCGGTTGGGTTGCATTTGAATTTGataatttttgttcatttcgATTTTAGGTTCAAGTTCAATATGTAGAAAAATATTGGTATACATTACTCGATATGATTGCaattatttgcattatttttacCTTTGTTGTAGCTGTCCTTGCTGGCGCCTCCATTTCTAAAAGAGGATATTGAATAACTTATTTAATGCTTTGATTTTGGTTTTAATGCAGTATGGTGAGGTATACGCCTAGGATCCCTGTAATACGTATTGCTTGTTCGACCACATGGTAGCTACTGCCGTCTAGAGGGCACCCGGACACAGTTCGGTCAGTGACGACGGTGAAACAGCGGAAATCCATTGTCATTTCCCATCTCAATGTCCAGAATCGAGTGCGGCGATCACTGATCAAACTGCCAGGGGAACACAGTAGTCCACGCTTACGTATGTGGCCTTAAAACTCTATTCTAAACGTTTCTAGTTTACTTTTGAAAAACCGATTTTCCCAAATGCGCAAAAGTGAAAGGGATGGAAGATATGCGTCCCTTTTCGGTAAGTCCAGTAAGTTCCTTATACTCAAATACCATCGTTAGCAAACGAACCATTGTTCAACGTTCTTATCTATTTCGAAAAAGGGTTTTTCTTACTctagaaataataatttgatcTTAAAACTACGAAGTCCGTTAGTTAAAATTACGGTTCAGTTTTAttctattaataataataaaaaaataatcaaaccATTCTTTAACGTTCTTAtctagttaaaaaaaaaaaaagtatttcctAATCATTAGTTCATCTTAAAACTAGGAAAACCGCTGGCTAAAATTCGTTTCAATTTGATACCATACTatacaaaataacaaaaaaattattcctAAAGGGCAATACTAAAAACCATAGCTTATAACTAATTGCATTAGAGGTACAGCTCTATCTTACACTCAAAACATTTACCGTCTCTTATTTACTTACTATCTTAGAATCAGAATgagtttaaatattataatgtaaaTACCTTGAATATGATTAGAAAGAATCAGAACCATACCAATCACTCCAAAATgcgtattttgtatttactttatatggattgttatattatttctGGTTTTTACTCGAGGCTGTAAGTAAGTGTAGTTGCTGGGGATTTCTTTGTTTATATGAccgtttttataataatattttcgttATATCATTGGATAGACTCTTTCTTATGTTTGTTCTAGTTATTATGTTCATAATTTCTTGGcccacattttattttattttttttttttgatatgtTGACGCTTGTAGTGTGTCATTTCGAAAACGTTCACGCAGGGGTGGATAATATGGTATAAGAAAAATGATAATAATGATATGGGCGCGATTCTCAATGCAAGAATCATTGAATTCGTCATAGATTTCATGGGGCGACCGTTACAATACACCTTGGCTGTCAAACCATTCGATTATTTTCTCGTTGCAGCGCCCATTTGTAAACCCAAGGCGTTTCATTAACCATTTAATAGATGCGCATTGTCAAAACCATGTTATAATACCAGTTTCTAGTGTTATAAGTCAGatttcaaagaaaaaacatacatacatgAAAAATACAGTCATGCCGTGTAAATAATAAGACGACCAAATAGGAGACTTCtgttattcttttttaacCAGCTGAAGAGACGTTAGTTTCTATTTTAAGAGTTTTCCACCAGTCCGAACGAAGCATTTCGCTGGAATTGCAAACAGCCATTTCACACTTTGATGCAGGGTGGTGCAACGAATGCATTTCCTTTGTTTCAGTGGGTtatctttgttttttgtttttttttttttgagaaaatggCTCGGCTTTGGTCGTCGATTATGCTGAATTGATtcgtaaatgtttttttcttttagatTTGTACACTTCTTATACACGCTTAACCGCCGTGGAACGCTAACCGTGATCTGAATCCCTCTGTTTAACTGATTTTTACCGAATTAATGGCTAAAAGTGAATAACATACCCGTAGGAATTGCCTCCTCGGTCGTTCCATgagccgccgcctcctcctcctcctccgccaccgccgccgccggaaCCACGATGACCGGAATCATAACCTTAAACATAAATGTGTAGATATTGGAGTTGCGTTCGGAATGTGGATGGTGAGTTGCACGCCTTACCACCGCCTTGTTTGCCGTAGTTCGGAGGTGGCTCGTTGTAGTTACCCGTTTTATTTGGCATTTGCTGGTAGTTCGGTGGGGGGACAGCGAAATTATTGTAACCCTGTCCGGCACCACCACCATAACCGCCACCTAGAGGGCACATATTTCGGTGTTCAGTGTTTCGCCGCTCTGCACAACTCTGGCATTCAGCCACTCTACTTACGCTCCATGACAAATAAACGCTGCGAGCAGTCTCTTTTCGATCGATAGAAATGCAGGAGTCCAATTACTCGCTGCGCACAAAATGCCCGAATGATACAGCGTCAGATCGTCACAAAATGTATTGTAAAATGGCGTGTGAAAATAAGTTAGGGATGTGCGTGGACGCGACTGGGcctggtgtgtgtgtatcGCAGGGGCTGGTTCGTTATCGATAGTTGGAATGGAACAATAACAATCGCTATCtgcaatttcttgttttttttttttgggtaattaatatttttagggaACACTAAATGTTTTGAACTATTATTAACctttaataaatgttttaatatattttgactTCTTCGCGCCTTGCAACACTGCACGGCTTGCAGCCCTGCTCACATTGTTTACATTCGCTAGCACTAAACTTTGAATGAAAGTGCAAATCAGCTGTTCGCTGCTTTGAAATTGAATTGGTGTTTACgtggattttttttttattcgattCGAGAGCAGTTTAGGGCCGCACCGCACACACCATGATCGAGATAACAGATCTGCAGAGTGAGTACCAGATGATGCTGGCCCCATAATAGCACTGGCTCAACGAAATCTTCCCGCAGAAATTGGCATCGGCTTGGCTGGTTTTGGCACCTCGTTTCTGCTCCTCGgcatgctgctgctgttcgaTAAAGGCTTGCTCGCCATTGGCAATGTAATAACGACTATTAACACCAGCCCCGCCAGCTGACTATATTTATAGCGCCTCTGTCCTGCTCCGCAGATTCTATTCATATCGGGCCTCGGCTGTGTGATCGGAGTGGAGCGCACCCTGCGCTTTTTCTTCCAGCGCCACAAAGTCAAAGGCACCAGCGCCTTCTTCGGCGGCATCCTCATCGTCCTGCTGGGTTTCCCCATCATCGGCATGATCATTGAATCCTATGGATTTTTCGCACTGTTCAGGTTTGTAGCGAGCGCCCTTGGTTTTGGTAGCTTCAGTAGGACGGCCATGGCCAATGGATCCGGATTAACCGGTCATAGTCCACATTGGCGCGGTCTTGGACCTTCAGAATATCAGACCATTCGACCCTATTTTGCACCTAGTATCCTACTTACTAGCTCTTGTAAGGTTACCTTTGCATCTCACCTTAAACCTTATACTGATCCTCTATAAgatgcatttttaaatacatttaggCCACGCATCTACTGCTCTTACTAACTTAAAACTCCTCTAGTAATGACCCTTTACAATTTTCTAAACTCATTCCCGCTCTATTTGCATACATCTCGCTCTTTTTGCCTACGATGTGCTTACTCAGTTTTACTTAATAATgatctaaaaataatgaaatctCAATAACTCCACttcaaaagtgcaaaaaaggcaacattttctttttggcaagCCTTTATCTTCTCCATGAGACAGCAATCCAAACTGCACCTCTTCTTTATGACCTTAAAGTATAATTTGTAATCTACATAAACGCTAGAAAACGTAATCAATCCATAAACATCGAGAAAACTACAAGTATAAGGCGGAAAGCATGCACGCCCAAGTAAACTGGTGTCTTGCATCGATGGGCTTTTAGttgtacatttaaaatgtaaccCACAAGATCTCCTAATAGTTTATTTTCTACAATTCCAGCGGCTTCTTCCCCGTGGCCATCAATTTCCTGGGACGCGTGCCAGTCTTGGGATCGCTGTTAAATTTACCATTTATGCAAAAGGTAAGGGAGCAGTAGCATGGAGCCTCTTAAAGAAGCATGTGCATAAGTAACCCATGGTCATACACCTATCTCATCCACATTTTTCGTGATCATCTCGCTGGAAAGCGAAAAGTAACCCATTGAATAAACTGATGCGGTCCAACATTCCCAAACGACCACGCAGAGTCTCGATTTCATAGCCAATTTTGGTATTTATCTAAGCTATGTATTTCAACATTTACAAGTCCGAAGAAGAGGGATTTAGTGGCGAGTTTAGTGGATCTTCTCCCAGTCCTCACGCTCCTCGCGCTCCTTAACGACCTCCTTGAGATAGGGCTCCAGGTACT containing:
- the LOC108025867 gene encoding RNA-binding protein cabeza isoform X1; this encodes MERGGYGGGAGQGYNNFAVPPPNYQQMPNKTGNYNEPPPNYGKQGGGYDSGHRGSGGGGGGGGGGGGGSWNDRGGNSYGNGGASKDSYNKGPGGYSGGGGGGGGGSSGGDMITQEDTIFVSGMDPSTTEQDIETHFGAIGIIKKDKRTMKPKIWLYKNKETGASKGEATVTYDDTNAAQSAIEWFDGRDFNGNAIKVSLAQRQNNWNKGGGGGRGGFGGRRGGGGGGGGGGGGGGGRFDRGGGGGGNGGGGGRFDRGGGGGGGGGAGGGGNVQPRDGDWKCNSCNNTNFAWRNECNRCKTPKGDDEGSSGGGGGGYGGGGGGGYDRGDRGSGGGGGYQNRDRGGNSQGGGGGGYSRFNDNGGGGGGGRGGGRGGGGGNRRDGGGPMRNDGGMRSRPY
- the LOC108025867 gene encoding RNA-binding protein cabeza isoform X2, which codes for MERGGYGGGAGQGYNNFAVPPPNYQQMPNKTGNYNEPPPNYGKQGGGYDSGHRGSGGGGGGGGGGGGGSWNDRGGNSYGTRRLLGRRWRRRRWLQRRRHDHPGGHNLCLRHGSIHHRAGY
- the LOC108025610 gene encoding vesicle transport protein GOT1B, with amino-acid sequence MIEITDLQKIGIGLAGFGTSFLLLGMLLLFDKGLLAIGNILFISGLGCVIGVERTLRFFFQRHKVKGTSAFFGGILIVLLGFPIIGMIIESYGFFALFSGFFPVAINFLGRVPVLGSLLNLPFMQKIVQKLGGDGNRTTV